A section of the Nitrospinaceae bacterium genome encodes:
- a CDS encoding deoxyguanosinetriphosphate triphosphohydrolase-like protein has translation MLKRQDIEQIEKQALAPYAVKSGESQGRQYPEEEHPYRTRFQRDRDRVIHSSAFRRLEYKTQVFVYHEGDYYRTRLTHSLEVAQITRSICKSMQLNEDLAEAIALSHDLGHPPFGHTGQNVLNKLMKAHGGFEHNKQSLRIVKLLEKRYPEFSGLNLTWEVLEGISKHSKDADNPISKRKEFSYPSLEGQVADFADGIAYNAHDLDDGVTSNLLDIGKLRDVALWSENEQLLDAKYSNLDFKLKKYQIVRRIINDLITDFREHTLENLTRLNMETADDIRSAPLRVAGFGPEMDDKNKELKKFLFKNMYTHRKVMRMEFKAELYLTEIFKAYKKMPVLLPDSSGPQTSDASLERKICDYVSGMTDRYAISEYKKLFTPDERDS, from the coding sequence TTGCTCAAACGCCAGGACATTGAACAGATCGAAAAGCAGGCGCTTGCTCCTTACGCCGTCAAAAGCGGTGAGAGCCAGGGGCGTCAGTACCCGGAAGAGGAACATCCTTATCGGACTCGCTTTCAAAGGGACCGCGACCGGGTCATTCATTCGTCCGCGTTTCGCCGGCTGGAATATAAAACCCAGGTGTTTGTTTATCATGAGGGGGATTATTACCGCACCCGGTTGACCCATTCTTTGGAGGTGGCACAAATCACCCGTTCCATTTGCAAATCAATGCAATTGAATGAAGACCTTGCGGAAGCCATCGCCCTTTCCCACGATCTGGGGCATCCTCCCTTTGGCCATACCGGGCAAAATGTGCTCAATAAGCTGATGAAAGCGCATGGCGGCTTCGAGCACAACAAACAGAGCCTGCGGATTGTAAAACTGCTCGAGAAAAGATACCCGGAGTTCAGCGGGCTCAATCTGACCTGGGAAGTATTGGAGGGCATCAGCAAGCACTCGAAAGATGCGGACAATCCTATTTCCAAGAGAAAAGAGTTTAGCTACCCTTCTCTGGAAGGGCAGGTGGCGGACTTTGCGGACGGAATCGCCTACAACGCCCACGATCTGGACGACGGGGTCACGTCCAACCTTTTGGATATCGGCAAACTCCGGGATGTGGCGTTATGGAGCGAAAATGAACAACTGCTGGACGCGAAATATTCCAACCTGGATTTCAAGCTCAAAAAATACCAGATTGTCCGCAGGATCATCAACGACCTGATCACGGACTTTCGTGAACACACCCTGGAAAATTTAACGCGATTGAATATGGAAACGGCAGACGACATCCGTTCTGCGCCGCTGCGGGTGGCGGGGTTTGGTCCCGAGATGGATGACAAGAACAAAGAATTGAAAAAGTTTCTTTTTAAGAACATGTACACGCATCGCAAAGTCATGCGGATGGAGTTTAAAGCCGAACTTTATCTGACGGAGATTTTTAAGGCCTATAAAAAAATGCCTGTGCTGTTGCCGGACTCTTCCGGCCCGCAAACATCTGATGCGTCTCTGGAAAGAAAAATCTGCGACTATGTTTCGGGGATGACCGACCGATACGCCATCAGCGAATACAAAAAGCTGTTCACTCCCGATGAGCGGGATTCTTGA
- a CDS encoding HD family phosphohydrolase translates to MESMSGSPQDFIKGSIRLSALPKIYFEINDVINDPESSFGDVAKIISNDVSLSVRLLRIVNSSFYNFPSEIDTISHAISIVGTRQLRDLALATLVLAAFKGIPEEFVDMDSFWQHSVGCGIASWVIAINCEETNPEQYYLTGILHDVGRLIIFENHPENAREIMERCNAENKIDYEVERELLGFDHGPVGAALLTEWKLPPNLAEVLKNHHSPLEATEYSREAAILNLADLFAKCMQLGSSGSPLIPHLEPEVWETIGMDVNSLPMLWNQIENQFNDTIGIFLAE, encoded by the coding sequence ATGGAATCCATGTCAGGTAGCCCTCAGGATTTTATTAAGGGATCCATTCGATTATCCGCGCTGCCAAAGATTTATTTTGAAATCAATGACGTCATCAATGACCCCGAGAGTTCTTTTGGGGACGTTGCAAAGATCATCAGCAACGATGTTTCGCTTTCGGTTCGGCTGTTAAGAATTGTAAACAGTTCTTTTTATAATTTTCCATCAGAAATTGACACGATCTCGCATGCAATTTCCATTGTCGGGACACGGCAATTGCGCGACCTTGCTCTGGCTACGCTTGTTTTGGCGGCTTTCAAAGGAATCCCTGAAGAATTCGTCGATATGGACTCCTTCTGGCAGCATAGCGTCGGTTGTGGAATCGCTTCCTGGGTCATTGCCATCAATTGCGAAGAAACCAACCCCGAGCAGTATTATCTGACCGGGATTTTACACGATGTGGGCCGTTTGATCATTTTTGAGAATCATCCGGAAAACGCCAGGGAAATTATGGAGCGGTGCAATGCTGAAAACAAAATTGACTATGAAGTGGAGCGGGAGCTTCTTGGGTTTGACCATGGTCCTGTTGGTGCCGCCTTGCTGACAGAATGGAAACTTCCTCCAAATTTAGCGGAGGTTTTAAAAAACCATCACAGTCCTTTGGAGGCTACGGAATATTCCAGAGAAGCGGCCATTTTGAATCTCGCTGACTTGTTTGCGAAATGCATGCAATTGGGATCCAGTGGAAGCCCTCTGATCCCTCATCTGGAACCTGAAGTCTGGGAAACCATCGGTATGGATGTTAATTCTTTGCCTATGTTGTGGAACCAGATCGAAAATCAATTCAACGACACCATTGGAATTTTTTTGGCGGAATAA
- a CDS encoding class V aminotransferase, translating into MKKRYLLAPGPTPVPEEVSLKMAQPMMHHRTPQFSAIFAEAAEDAKYLFQTKQDVLILASTGTGGMEGCITNLFSPGDTVLVINGGKFGERWGKISEAYGLKVVWHKVEWGHAASPKDIESILNQNKDIKGILVQASETSTTAAQPIEELSKLTRGRDDLLLVVDAITGLGVFNLPMDEWGIDALITGSQKALELPPGLALVALSEKAWKFADKSTCPHFYFDFKKEKKNLANQTSAYTPAVSLVIGLREVLKGIKEEGLESVFKRHDRLARATRAAVEAMGLKRVAPDSPADSATGAFVPDGVDGGKLVKSIRDDFGVTLAGGQDQWKGKIVRIAHLGYIDSFDIIIAISALEMALAKMGAKVEFGKGVAAAQKILLEGY; encoded by the coding sequence ATGAAGAAAAGATACTTGCTCGCCCCCGGCCCCACCCCCGTTCCGGAAGAAGTTTCTCTTAAAATGGCGCAACCCATGATGCACCACCGCACCCCGCAGTTCAGCGCCATTTTTGCGGAAGCGGCGGAAGACGCCAAATACCTGTTTCAAACCAAACAGGACGTATTGATTCTCGCCTCGACAGGCACCGGCGGCATGGAAGGGTGCATCACCAATCTGTTTTCCCCAGGCGATACCGTTCTTGTCATCAACGGCGGGAAATTCGGCGAACGCTGGGGAAAAATTTCAGAAGCCTACGGCTTAAAGGTTGTCTGGCACAAGGTCGAATGGGGCCATGCGGCCAGCCCCAAGGACATAGAGTCCATTTTGAATCAAAATAAAGATATCAAGGGCATTCTGGTGCAGGCATCGGAAACCTCCACCACCGCCGCGCAACCGATAGAAGAACTTTCCAAGCTGACCCGTGGGCGCGATGACCTTTTACTGGTGGTCGATGCCATTACAGGGCTCGGCGTTTTCAACCTGCCGATGGATGAATGGGGGATCGACGCCCTAATCACCGGTTCGCAAAAAGCCCTGGAACTCCCACCCGGACTTGCGCTCGTCGCTTTGAGCGAAAAAGCCTGGAAGTTTGCCGACAAATCGACTTGTCCGCATTTTTACTTCGACTTTAAAAAAGAAAAGAAAAATCTGGCCAATCAAACCTCCGCCTACACCCCGGCGGTATCGCTGGTCATCGGCTTGCGCGAGGTCTTAAAGGGCATCAAGGAAGAAGGCCTGGAAAGCGTATTCAAGCGCCACGACCGGCTGGCAAGAGCCACCCGCGCCGCCGTAGAAGCCATGGGCTTAAAACGCGTCGCGCCCGATTCTCCCGCGGACAGCGCCACAGGCGCATTTGTCCCGGATGGTGTGGACGGTGGCAAACTGGTGAAAAGCATCCGCGATGACTTCGGCGTGACCCTGGCCGGCGGTCAGGATCAATGGAAAGGGAAAATCGTGAGAATCGCTCATTTAGGCTATATAGACTCTTTCGACATCATCATTGCTATTTCCGCGCTGGAGATGGCGCTTGCTAAAATGGGGGCCAAGGTGGAGTTTGGCAAAGGCGTGGCCGCCGCGCAAAAGATACTGTTGGAAGGGTACTGA
- the serA gene encoding D-3-phosphoglycerate dehydrogenase has translation MKVLVADNLSSAGVEILKNEAGIEVDVKTGMSKEELIAVIPAYDGILVRSATKVTADVIEAATNLKVIGRAGIGVDNIDVAAAGKKGIIVMNAPEGNVITTGEHAMALMLSMSRNIPQANASLRNKEWAPKKFMGVELYEKTLGIIGLGRIGSVVAERAKGFHMKIIVHDPYIQKERAEKLGAEVVELKELLQRADYISLHTPGIPGKALLGEEEFNLMKPGVRIVNCARGSLIDDDALIKAVQSKKVAKAALDVYAKEPLSPDSPLLKVDEIICTPHLGASTEEAQEKVAVAICDQMIDFLKYGNVRNAINMPSIDAEALKKIQPYLVLGEDLGVLASQLIDSPILKVEIQYNGEVAGENVEPITISVLKGLLSRSIDGINMVNAPFIAKERGIEVQESKSNEVHEYTNTLQLQVKTKNGDRNITGSIFGKGDPRIVKFDEYFLEAVLSKNMLVLNNMDVPGVIGNLGKTLGEHNLNVAGFHLGRLKQKGKAMAVINIDSPPTSEALRVLRETPNILSVHSVTLKNQPDAAQ, from the coding sequence ATGAAAGTTTTGGTTGCGGATAATCTTTCTTCCGCTGGAGTTGAAATCCTCAAAAACGAGGCAGGCATCGAGGTGGATGTCAAAACGGGCATGTCCAAGGAGGAACTGATTGCCGTCATACCCGCCTATGACGGCATTCTGGTGAGAAGCGCCACCAAAGTAACCGCCGATGTGATTGAAGCGGCAACCAATCTCAAGGTGATTGGCAGAGCGGGTATCGGCGTCGACAACATCGACGTGGCCGCCGCCGGCAAAAAAGGTATCATCGTGATGAACGCCCCTGAGGGCAACGTGATCACCACCGGAGAACATGCGATGGCCCTGATGCTGTCGATGTCCCGAAACATTCCTCAGGCCAACGCCTCGCTCAGAAATAAAGAATGGGCCCCGAAAAAATTCATGGGGGTCGAACTTTACGAAAAAACCCTCGGCATTATCGGCCTCGGCCGCATCGGTTCCGTGGTCGCGGAGCGGGCGAAGGGATTTCATATGAAAATCATTGTCCACGACCCCTACATCCAGAAAGAGCGGGCCGAAAAACTCGGGGCCGAAGTCGTGGAACTCAAGGAACTGTTGCAACGGGCCGACTATATCAGCCTGCACACCCCGGGAATCCCAGGCAAAGCCCTGCTCGGAGAAGAAGAGTTTAATTTGATGAAACCGGGGGTCCGCATCGTCAACTGCGCCCGGGGGTCCCTGATCGACGATGACGCGCTGATAAAAGCCGTCCAGTCGAAAAAGGTGGCTAAAGCCGCACTGGACGTTTACGCCAAGGAGCCTCTCTCTCCCGACAGCCCCCTGCTTAAAGTGGATGAAATCATCTGCACGCCGCATCTGGGGGCTTCCACTGAAGAAGCGCAGGAAAAAGTCGCCGTCGCAATCTGCGATCAAATGATCGACTTTCTGAAATACGGCAACGTCCGAAACGCCATTAACATGCCGTCCATCGACGCGGAGGCTCTCAAAAAAATCCAGCCCTATCTGGTGCTCGGTGAAGATTTGGGGGTTCTTGCATCGCAACTCATTGACAGCCCCATCCTCAAAGTGGAAATCCAGTACAACGGGGAAGTCGCAGGAGAAAATGTAGAACCCATCACCATATCCGTACTCAAAGGACTATTGAGCCGGTCCATCGACGGCATCAACATGGTCAACGCGCCCTTCATTGCAAAAGAACGGGGCATTGAAGTCCAGGAATCTAAAAGCAACGAAGTGCACGAATACACCAATACCCTGCAATTGCAGGTTAAAACCAAAAATGGCGACCGTAACATCACCGGGAGTATTTTTGGCAAGGGAGATCCACGCATCGTTAAATTCGATGAATATTTTCTCGAGGCGGTGTTATCCAAGAACATGCTGGTCCTCAATAACATGGATGTTCCCGGCGTCATCGGAAACCTGGGGAAAACCCTGGGCGAACATAACCTCAACGTCGCCGGGTTTCATCTTGGAAGACTGAAGCAAAAAGGAAAAGCGATGGCGGTGATCAATATCGATTCTCCGCCCACCAGCGAAGCCTTACGGGTGCTGAGGGAAACCCCAAATATTCTTTCCGTCCACAGCGTGACCCTGAAAAACCAGCCAGACGCCGCCCAATAA
- a CDS encoding peptide transporter, whose amino-acid sequence MAEAKGNPTDWVTMKIDPEIFDELGVRDPEQIKLETKIMKMVRQVKKELKTDPDNLDKLNELATYYIDGGNYQDAIDILKKVVSKDPKNARAYKVLGTAYSLHKHEDEAIRDLNRAAELTPDDPEIHFNLGGVYMLQECFANAVQSFKRVVELDPTDIMGYANLAAAYDIQMMYEEEIMVLKKVLMFSPEDKELRSALSTSYFNAGHYDEALNAALCVVDIDEKDPQAYCNLGSCYSVKNMVDEAIGAFNKASELDPEYNLPHTNLGSLYATMGRLEKAIKEFKLAASLNRSDALAWYNLYNCYKEIGRFEDAEEAYRTYEKLMKTMGEDSPDSSGGIAEGANPSNIPGGVSQTGGYAGGGDMSGNAPGMEALTDDPDSK is encoded by the coding sequence ATGGCAGAGGCAAAAGGCAATCCTACCGATTGGGTCACCATGAAAATTGACCCGGAAATTTTTGATGAGCTGGGTGTTCGCGATCCGGAGCAGATCAAACTGGAAACCAAAATCATGAAAATGGTTCGCCAGGTAAAAAAAGAATTGAAAACCGATCCGGACAATCTGGACAAGTTAAATGAACTGGCCACCTACTATATTGACGGCGGAAATTACCAGGACGCCATCGATATTTTGAAAAAGGTCGTCAGCAAGGATCCCAAAAATGCCCGCGCCTACAAGGTGCTCGGAACCGCTTACAGCTTGCACAAGCACGAAGACGAAGCCATTCGCGATTTGAACCGCGCCGCCGAGCTGACGCCCGATGACCCGGAAATTCATTTTAACCTTGGCGGAGTCTATATGTTGCAGGAGTGTTTCGCGAACGCCGTTCAAAGTTTTAAAAGGGTTGTCGAGCTGGACCCCACCGATATCATGGGTTATGCGAATCTGGCCGCTGCTTATGACATTCAAATGATGTATGAAGAAGAGATCATGGTGCTTAAAAAGGTCTTGATGTTCAGCCCTGAAGACAAGGAACTCCGGTCCGCACTCTCCACCTCCTATTTTAACGCCGGCCATTACGATGAAGCCCTCAACGCCGCCTTGTGCGTCGTGGACATTGACGAGAAAGACCCTCAGGCTTATTGCAATCTGGGGAGCTGTTACTCGGTAAAGAACATGGTCGACGAAGCCATCGGGGCTTTTAATAAGGCCAGCGAACTGGACCCCGAATACAATTTGCCGCACACCAACCTGGGATCACTATACGCCACAATGGGCCGACTGGAAAAAGCCATCAAGGAATTCAAACTGGCCGCCTCATTGAACCGGAGCGATGCTCTCGCCTGGTACAATCTGTACAATTGCTACAAAGAAATCGGGCGATTCGAGGATGCCGAGGAAGCCTACCGAACCTATGAAAAATTGATGAAAACCATGGGAGAAGACAGCCCGGACTCCAGCGGGGGAATCGCGGAAGGCGCGAATCCTTCCAACATACCCGGCGGGGTTTCCCAGACCGGTGGCTATGCCGGCGGCGGGGACATGTCCGGAAACGCGCCTGGAATGGAAGCCCTCACTGACGACCCGGATTCCAAATGA